In a single window of the Thiohalophilus sp. genome:
- a CDS encoding response regulator transcription factor gives MSGQILIAEDEPYIVDALSFILRQAGHTVTAESDGSAVLEALRKTRPDLLILDIMLPTRNGFEILKELKADEEFRQLPVLVLTAKGQAKDRAMAEQLGTDAFIAKPFSNAEVLQCVERLVGQSQSAAYDH, from the coding sequence GTGAGCGGACAAATACTCATTGCTGAAGATGAACCTTATATCGTCGATGCACTCAGCTTTATCCTGCGTCAGGCCGGCCACACGGTGACCGCCGAATCCGATGGCAGCGCGGTGCTGGAGGCGTTGCGCAAGACCCGGCCCGATCTGCTCATCCTGGATATTATGCTACCGACCAGAAATGGATTCGAGATACTCAAGGAACTCAAAGCCGACGAGGAATTCAGACAACTACCGGTACTGGTCCTCACAGCCAAGGGGCAGGCCAAGGATCGCGCCATGGCCGAGCAACTCGGCACTGATGCTTTCATTGCCAAACCGTTTTCCAACGCCGAGGTACTGCAGTGTGTGGAACGACTGGTCGGACAGTCACAGAGCGCGGCGTATGATCACTAG
- a CDS encoding substrate-binding protein, which produces MSDDFNKKRRDFLKSTAALGVAGMAPTVFVRNAWAQDFVNNPGKAAAITLGFNVPQTGPYADEGADELRAFKLAVKHLNGEGDGGMLNTMKPMALQGNGILGKKVNYVTGDTQTKSDAARASAKRMIEKDGALMISGGSSSGVAVAVQSLCHEAGVMFMAGLTHSNDTTGKDKRKYGFRHFFNAYMSGQSLAPVLGERYGTDRKAYHLTADYTWGWTQEESIKNATEGLGWQTVETVRTPLGAGDFSQYITPVLDSGADVLILNHYGKDMVNSLTQAVQFGLRDKQVNGKDFQIVVPLFSRLMAQGAGENIKGILGSTNWNWALQDAASQAFVKSFGQEYGFPPSQAAHTCYVQTLLYANAVETAGTFYPCEVISALEDFQFDGLGNGPTLYRGADHQCFKPVLVVEGNDNPSNQFDLLKVVKQVPTEQVMYDPSIFGGELGSCK; this is translated from the coding sequence ATGAGTGATGATTTCAACAAGAAGCGTCGTGACTTTCTCAAGTCAACGGCAGCACTCGGTGTCGCGGGTATGGCGCCAACCGTTTTTGTTCGCAATGCCTGGGCGCAGGATTTCGTCAATAACCCCGGCAAAGCCGCGGCGATCACCCTGGGCTTTAATGTTCCGCAGACCGGGCCTTATGCCGATGAGGGGGCTGACGAGTTGCGCGCCTTCAAGCTGGCCGTCAAACACCTCAACGGTGAAGGCGACGGCGGTATGCTCAATACCATGAAACCGATGGCCCTGCAGGGCAACGGTATCCTGGGCAAGAAGGTCAATTATGTGACCGGCGATACCCAGACCAAGTCGGACGCGGCACGTGCCTCGGCCAAGCGCATGATCGAAAAAGACGGCGCCCTGATGATCAGCGGTGGTTCCTCGTCGGGCGTGGCCGTTGCGGTACAGTCCCTGTGTCACGAGGCCGGGGTGATGTTCATGGCCGGTCTGACCCATTCCAATGACACCACCGGCAAGGACAAGCGTAAATACGGCTTCCGTCATTTCTTCAATGCCTATATGTCCGGCCAATCCCTGGCACCGGTGCTCGGGGAGCGTTACGGCACTGATCGCAAGGCCTACCATCTGACGGCCGACTATACCTGGGGCTGGACCCAGGAGGAGTCCATCAAGAACGCTACCGAAGGGCTGGGCTGGCAGACGGTTGAAACCGTTCGCACGCCGCTGGGTGCCGGTGACTTCTCCCAGTACATTACCCCGGTGCTGGACTCCGGTGCGGACGTGCTGATCCTCAACCACTACGGCAAGGACATGGTCAACTCCCTGACCCAGGCCGTGCAGTTCGGTCTGCGCGACAAGCAGGTCAACGGTAAGGACTTCCAGATCGTGGTCCCGCTGTTCTCACGTCTGATGGCACAGGGTGCCGGCGAGAACATCAAGGGGATCCTTGGCAGTACTAACTGGAACTGGGCGTTGCAGGACGCGGCTTCACAGGCCTTCGTCAAGTCCTTCGGCCAGGAGTATGGCTTTCCGCCCTCGCAGGCGGCGCATACCTGCTATGTGCAGACCTTGCTGTATGCCAATGCCGTGGAAACCGCAGGCACCTTCTATCCCTGTGAGGTGATCAGTGCGCTGGAGGACTTCCAGTTCGACGGCCTGGGCAACGGCCCGACGCTGTATCGTGGTGCTGACCATCAGTGCTTCAAGCCGGTGCTGGTGGTAGAGGGTAACGATAACCCCTCCAACCAGTTCGACCTGTTGAAGGTGGTCAAACAGGTACCGACCGAGCAGGTCATGTACGATCCCTCCATCTTCGGCGGGGAACTGGGTAGCTGCAAATAA
- a CDS encoding helix-turn-helix domain-containing protein: MTAAAIGYKIRERRKERGITQAALASELGISASYLNLIEANKRAVGGRLATRLAAALGLEVGELTGITEQRLRDDLHELAADPVLGHIDLESNYADQIIARNPNWARLILALYRAYLDSNQALSLLNDRLNQDPWLQATMHTILTRITSLRSISEILVSDGTIDPPQRNRFETMLHNESTRLTDTTQELVAHFEEQNNLDPSLAAAEQVDDFIIGERNYFPAVEEAGLQLRRELERLDRSNIDAALVKYLEEKFAIRIRTSAYDQSPDALWHNQSYFDKDNRVLCFLANAPPTTRRFQTMRVAAQLSFEDTLNSLVADPRLTTDAARARARGALASYMAGAALFPYTPFLEDAQTQHYDIEILRQKYEAGFEQICHRLTTLRAPGAEGVPFAFLRVDPSGHISKRFPLFGLSLPRFGHACPLWPVFSAFQTPGRVVRELGEFHNGNRFLMIARTVTKRAATFRAQPVMFSVMLACEVLYADRTIYAEGIDLRAPGAAVPVGSTCRQCQRLDCQHRQEPPITSGRGAAQAG; the protein is encoded by the coding sequence ATGACTGCAGCTGCGATTGGTTACAAGATCCGCGAGCGACGCAAGGAACGGGGTATAACCCAGGCCGCCCTGGCCAGTGAGCTGGGAATTTCCGCCTCTTACCTGAACCTGATCGAGGCCAACAAGCGCGCGGTCGGCGGTCGACTCGCCACTCGACTTGCCGCCGCCCTGGGCCTGGAGGTGGGGGAACTGACCGGCATCACCGAACAGCGCCTGCGCGATGATCTGCATGAACTTGCCGCAGACCCGGTGCTGGGTCATATCGATCTCGAGAGCAACTATGCCGATCAAATCATTGCCCGTAATCCCAACTGGGCCCGCCTGATTCTGGCACTGTATCGCGCCTACCTGGACAGTAACCAGGCGCTCTCCCTGTTGAACGATCGCCTGAACCAGGATCCGTGGTTGCAAGCCACCATGCATACCATCCTCACCCGGATCACCAGCCTGCGCTCCATCTCCGAGATCCTGGTCAGTGACGGCACGATTGACCCGCCGCAGCGCAACCGGTTTGAAACCATGCTGCATAACGAGAGTACCCGCCTGACCGACACGACCCAGGAACTGGTTGCGCATTTCGAAGAGCAAAACAATCTGGATCCCTCGCTGGCCGCTGCCGAGCAGGTGGACGATTTCATCATTGGCGAGCGCAATTACTTTCCGGCAGTGGAAGAGGCCGGGCTGCAACTGCGAAGGGAACTGGAGCGCCTCGACAGAAGCAACATTGATGCGGCACTGGTGAAGTATCTCGAAGAGAAGTTTGCTATCCGAATCCGGACCAGCGCTTATGATCAGTCCCCTGACGCACTGTGGCACAACCAGAGCTATTTCGATAAAGACAACCGGGTGCTCTGTTTTCTGGCCAACGCTCCGCCCACCACCCGGCGTTTCCAGACCATGCGGGTTGCCGCGCAACTGAGCTTTGAGGATACCCTGAATTCTCTGGTCGCCGACCCCAGACTGACCACCGACGCCGCCCGGGCCCGGGCGCGGGGGGCGCTCGCCAGCTACATGGCCGGTGCCGCGCTGTTCCCCTACACACCCTTTTTGGAAGATGCACAAACCCAGCATTATGACATCGAGATACTGCGTCAGAAATACGAAGCCGGCTTTGAGCAGATATGCCACCGGCTGACCACACTGCGGGCGCCCGGGGCCGAAGGGGTGCCGTTCGCGTTTTTGCGCGTCGATCCCTCGGGCCATATTTCCAAACGTTTCCCCCTGTTTGGTCTTTCCCTGCCGCGCTTCGGTCATGCCTGCCCGTTGTGGCCCGTGTTCAGCGCCTTCCAGACACCCGGTCGGGTGGTTCGTGAGCTGGGGGAGTTCCATAACGGCAACCGTTTTTTAATGATCGCGCGGACGGTCACCAAACGTGCCGCCACCTTCCGCGCCCAACCGGTGATGTTCTCGGTCATGCTGGCCTGTGAAGTGCTGTATGCCGATCGGACGATCTATGCCGAGGGCATCGACCTGCGTGCCCCCGGGGCGGCCGTGCCGGTGGGGTCAACCTGTCGCCAGTGCCAGCGGCTTGACTGCCAGCATCGCCAGGAACCTCCCATCACGTCGGGGCGTGGGGCCGCCCAGGCGGGCTGA
- a CDS encoding branched-chain amino acid ABC transporter permease encodes MDAFVLQILNGLDKGSAYALIALGLTLVFGSLGVVNFAHGAKFTLGAFCAVSFQQLLTISRKVKDESVTFFDAYKEVPYLEIWWGDTGSMIIDWAVPLSIFLAIPVMLLIGLVLERGLYQFFYKRTHAEQILVTFGLAIVIQEVIKTFYGANPIPTPAPAMLSGTAPIGVWLGLGESVAYPYWRLVYFLFSLLVIGLVFAFLRYTTFGMVVRAGMSDRETVSLLGLNVERRFTILFGIASVVAGLAGVMYTPIVPPDYHMGMEFLVLSFVVVVVGGMGSLPGAVAAGFLLGILQSFASMNEIKSLLPGLDQIIVYLIAVIVLLVRPRGLMGQKGVMED; translated from the coding sequence GTGGATGCATTTGTACTGCAGATCCTCAATGGCCTGGACAAGGGTAGTGCGTATGCCCTGATCGCACTGGGGCTGACTCTGGTATTTGGCAGTCTGGGTGTGGTTAACTTTGCCCATGGCGCCAAATTCACCCTGGGGGCGTTTTGCGCTGTCAGTTTCCAGCAGCTGTTGACCATCTCCAGGAAGGTAAAGGACGAGAGCGTCACCTTCTTCGATGCCTACAAGGAGGTCCCCTACCTGGAGATATGGTGGGGCGATACCGGCAGCATGATTATCGACTGGGCGGTGCCCCTGTCGATTTTTCTGGCTATACCGGTCATGTTGCTGATTGGTCTGGTGCTTGAGCGTGGTCTGTATCAGTTCTTTTACAAGCGCACGCATGCCGAACAGATCCTGGTGACCTTCGGTCTGGCCATCGTGATACAGGAGGTCATCAAGACCTTTTACGGTGCCAACCCCATTCCCACCCCGGCACCGGCAATGTTGTCGGGTACCGCGCCGATTGGTGTCTGGCTGGGCCTTGGGGAATCGGTGGCCTATCCGTACTGGCGGCTGGTGTACTTCCTGTTTTCCCTGCTGGTTATCGGGCTGGTATTTGCTTTTCTGCGCTATACCACTTTTGGCATGGTGGTGCGTGCCGGCATGTCGGATCGGGAGACGGTCAGCCTGCTGGGGCTCAATGTGGAGCGGAGATTTACCATATTATTCGGTATTGCCTCGGTGGTGGCCGGCCTGGCCGGTGTGATGTATACACCCATCGTGCCACCGGACTATCACATGGGCATGGAGTTTCTGGTGCTGTCCTTCGTTGTGGTGGTAGTGGGCGGCATGGGCTCCCTGCCCGGGGCGGTAGCAGCCGGTTTTCTGCTGGGCATTCTCCAGTCCTTTGCCTCCATGAACGAGATCAAGTCTCTGTTACCCGGTCTGGATCAGATCATTGTTTATTTAATTGCCGTAATTGTGCTTCTGGTTCGCCCGCGCGGGTTGATGGGCCAGAAAGGTGTAATGGAGGATTAA
- the ligA gene encoding NAD-dependent DNA ligase LigA, which translates to MSASEKVKKRINELREQIDYHNYRYYVLDDPEIPDAEYDRLMRELEELEAEHPDLVTPDSPTQRVGATPLSAFEEVKHELPMLSLGNAFDEGEVRAFDRRAREKLQVETIEYAVEPKLDGLAISLLYENGKLVRGATRGDGTTGEDVTQNVRTIETIPLKLRGSDYPARLEVRGEVIIAKQDFEQLNKTREQAGEKTFANPRNAAAGSLRQLDARLTAKRPLSFYCYGAGLVEGAELPDRHSATLDQLREWGMRTNPETRVVEGIQGCLDYYQTMQEKRDKLDYEIDGLVYKVNRRDQQEQLGFVSRAPRWAIAHKFPAQEEMTRLVGIDVQVGRTGALTPVARLEPVHVGGVTVSNATLHNQDEIDRLDVRVGDTVIIRRAGDVIPQVVSVVTSKREGKLKKYHLPRTCPVCGSQTVRHEGEVVTYCTGGLYCAAQRKQALKHFASRRALDIEGLGDKLVDQLVDEDYVHDPADLFCLEKDQLVKLERMADKSAQNLKNALKKSRKTTLERFIYALGIHDVGEATARSLVNHFGSLAAVMNADKEALMAVPDIGPIVAESILTFFKQKHNQEVIDKLRRAGVTWEDIEVKPAEELPLNGKTFVLTGTLEEMSRDEARAALQALGARVTGSVSKKTDYVVVGADPGSKADKAESLGVEILDEGAFQKLIS; encoded by the coding sequence ATGAGTGCTAGTGAGAAAGTCAAAAAACGGATCAACGAGCTGCGCGAGCAGATTGATTATCACAATTATCGCTATTACGTGCTGGACGATCCCGAGATCCCGGATGCGGAATATGATCGCCTGATGCGCGAGCTCGAGGAGCTGGAAGCCGAACACCCCGATCTGGTTACCCCCGATTCCCCGACCCAGCGGGTTGGTGCCACGCCGTTATCCGCCTTTGAGGAAGTCAAACACGAACTGCCGATGCTGTCGCTGGGCAATGCCTTTGATGAGGGCGAGGTCCGGGCATTCGATCGCCGGGCCCGGGAGAAGCTGCAGGTCGAGACCATTGAATATGCCGTGGAACCGAAGCTCGATGGACTGGCCATCAGTTTGTTGTATGAAAACGGCAAACTGGTACGCGGGGCCACCCGCGGTGACGGCACCACCGGCGAGGACGTCACCCAGAACGTGCGCACGATCGAGACCATTCCGTTAAAGCTGCGGGGTTCCGATTACCCGGCACGCCTGGAAGTACGCGGCGAGGTCATTATCGCCAAACAGGATTTTGAGCAGCTCAACAAAACGCGCGAACAAGCCGGGGAAAAAACCTTCGCCAATCCGCGCAACGCCGCCGCCGGCAGTCTGCGCCAGCTCGATGCGCGACTCACTGCCAAACGGCCGCTGTCGTTTTATTGTTACGGCGCGGGGCTGGTGGAGGGCGCCGAGCTGCCGGATCGTCACAGTGCAACTCTGGATCAGTTACGTGAATGGGGCATGCGCACCAACCCCGAGACCCGGGTAGTCGAAGGGATCCAGGGTTGCCTGGATTACTACCAGACGATGCAGGAAAAACGCGACAAGCTCGATTACGAAATCGACGGGCTGGTCTACAAGGTCAATCGCCGGGATCAGCAGGAACAACTGGGGTTTGTCTCCCGAGCGCCACGCTGGGCTATTGCCCACAAGTTTCCCGCCCAGGAGGAGATGACCCGACTGGTTGGTATCGACGTGCAGGTCGGGCGCACCGGGGCATTGACCCCGGTTGCGCGCCTCGAACCGGTACATGTCGGCGGCGTGACCGTCAGCAACGCCACCTTGCATAACCAGGATGAGATCGATCGTCTCGATGTGCGCGTCGGCGACACGGTGATCATTCGCCGCGCCGGGGATGTGATTCCGCAGGTGGTCAGCGTGGTCACGTCCAAACGTGAAGGTAAGCTGAAAAAATACCACCTGCCCAGAACCTGCCCGGTCTGCGGCTCGCAAACCGTGCGTCATGAAGGCGAGGTGGTCACCTATTGCACCGGTGGCCTCTATTGTGCCGCCCAGCGCAAGCAGGCGCTCAAACACTTCGCCTCACGTCGTGCCCTGGATATCGAGGGACTGGGTGATAAGCTGGTGGATCAACTGGTGGATGAAGATTATGTGCATGATCCGGCCGATCTGTTTTGCCTGGAGAAAGACCAACTGGTAAAGCTGGAACGCATGGCCGACAAGTCGGCGCAGAACCTGAAAAATGCACTCAAGAAAAGCCGCAAGACGACCCTGGAACGGTTTATCTATGCTCTGGGGATTCACGATGTGGGCGAGGCAACCGCGCGCTCGCTGGTCAATCACTTCGGTTCACTGGCGGCCGTGATGAATGCTGATAAGGAGGCGTTGATGGCGGTGCCAGACATCGGGCCGATCGTCGCCGAGAGTATCCTGACCTTCTTCAAGCAAAAGCATAATCAGGAGGTCATCGACAAACTGCGCCGTGCGGGTGTGACCTGGGAAGACATCGAGGTCAAACCCGCCGAAGAGCTGCCGCTCAATGGCAAGACGTTCGTGCTGACCGGCACGCTGGAGGAGATGAGCCGTGACGAGGCCAGGGCCGCCTTGCAGGCGCTGGGCGCCAGGGTCACCGGCAGCGTCTCCAAAAAGACCGACTACGTGGTGGTCGGAGCGGATCCCGGCTCCAAAGCGGACAAAGCGGAATCGTTGGGCGTGGAGATTCTGGACGAGGGAGCGTTTCAGAAACTGATAAGCTAG
- a CDS encoding ATP-binding protein, which produces MLSTNFVLLIALAYVVILFALAFISERRARAGRDRLLRSPLVYTLSISVYCTSWTLFGAVGSAARNGLEFATIYLGPTLVFVGWWFLLRKLVRIGHAYRITSIADLISSRFGKSAVLGVLVTCIAVIAATPYIALQLKAVTASFEVFNLASDNSASTSIIADTDPGFWVALTMVLFTILFGTRNLDANEHNPGVVAAIAFEAIVKLFAILAVGLFVVFGIAGGVNEVFQLPTAERIIYDNELFGWRWINMMVLSAIAIVCLPRQFQITVVENSDENHLRTAAWAFPLYLFLISLFVLPIAIVGTALLPQGTNPDMFLLTLPLSADQNLLALLAFIGGFSSATSMVIVSSIALSIMVSNHIIVPLLLRMPRQNLNTSGDIKHLMLITRRISIAVILLLGYLYFHLSGESDALAAMGLIAFVGVAQFFPAMLGVLYWRNATTRGTIAGLSVGFILWIYTLFIPSLSEAGGALASLVEYGPWGIELLKPQALFGLEGMDPLVHSVFWSLGSNAALFVLVSVWTTHRPLEKLQSALFIDVFRNLVGSEAQVIHRHAAIKDLYKLTQRILGPAETHKLFEELTGGELILQQLPPLDAKGIATIERRLAGNIGASTAHALVSQIATGETISMDEIIKLVDETQQVVEYSHRLEQQSIQLQATADELRSANLRLHQLDARKDEFLSQVSHEVRTPMTSIRSFAELLLNNDTLSNEQSQRFIRIIHEESLRLTRLLDEILEMSHLEQGHLQIESTPINPETIIDRALETCHGLAEQHRVTLNSGERATVAQVRGDAERLYQVLINLLTNAVLYNTTPRPWVLVESRNTGSHYELDISDNGPGIADTEQVFEKFSRGSENAANQNGSGLGLAISRRLVQKMHGELAIVNSSNQGTRFRLRLPLVDENTNDP; this is translated from the coding sequence ATGCTCAGTACCAACTTCGTCCTGCTTATTGCTCTCGCCTATGTGGTGATATTATTCGCTCTGGCGTTTATCAGTGAACGTCGGGCCCGGGCCGGCCGTGATCGGCTGTTGCGTTCCCCCCTGGTGTATACACTTTCAATTTCTGTCTATTGTACGTCCTGGACGCTGTTTGGTGCCGTCGGCTCCGCGGCCCGCAACGGACTGGAATTCGCCACGATCTATCTGGGACCAACACTGGTGTTCGTCGGCTGGTGGTTCCTGCTGCGAAAGCTGGTGCGAATCGGGCATGCATACCGCATCACCTCGATCGCCGACTTGATCTCTTCGCGCTTTGGCAAAAGCGCCGTACTGGGCGTTCTGGTGACCTGTATTGCCGTGATTGCTGCAACCCCCTACATTGCCCTGCAGCTCAAGGCGGTAACAGCCAGCTTCGAAGTATTCAATCTGGCCAGCGACAACAGTGCTTCCACTTCCATCATTGCCGATACCGATCCGGGTTTTTGGGTCGCACTGACCATGGTACTGTTCACCATCCTGTTTGGAACTCGAAACCTCGATGCCAATGAACATAACCCGGGAGTAGTGGCGGCCATTGCCTTTGAAGCGATTGTCAAACTCTTCGCCATTCTGGCCGTGGGCCTGTTTGTTGTTTTCGGGATCGCCGGCGGGGTGAATGAGGTCTTTCAATTGCCCACGGCCGAGCGCATCATTTATGACAATGAGCTGTTCGGCTGGCGCTGGATTAACATGATGGTGCTCTCGGCCATCGCCATTGTTTGCCTCCCGCGCCAGTTTCAGATTACCGTGGTGGAAAATTCCGATGAAAACCACCTGCGCACCGCGGCATGGGCCTTTCCCCTGTACCTGTTTTTAATCAGCCTGTTCGTGTTGCCCATCGCCATTGTCGGGACCGCCCTGCTGCCGCAAGGAACGAACCCGGATATGTTTCTGCTCACTCTGCCATTGTCGGCTGATCAGAATCTGCTGGCATTACTGGCCTTTATCGGCGGCTTCTCCTCGGCCACTTCCATGGTCATCGTCTCGAGTATCGCCCTGTCCATTATGGTCTCCAATCACATTATCGTGCCACTCCTTCTGCGTATGCCACGCCAGAACCTGAATACCAGTGGAGACATCAAACATCTCATGTTGATTACCCGACGCATCTCTATCGCGGTGATCCTGTTACTCGGTTATCTTTATTTCCATCTCAGCGGCGAATCCGACGCGCTGGCGGCCATGGGACTGATCGCCTTCGTCGGTGTCGCCCAGTTCTTCCCCGCCATGCTGGGTGTGTTGTACTGGCGTAATGCCACCACCAGAGGAACGATTGCCGGCCTCTCGGTCGGCTTTATCCTGTGGATCTATACCTTGTTCATCCCGAGTCTCAGCGAAGCCGGCGGTGCGCTGGCCTCACTGGTCGAATACGGTCCATGGGGGATTGAACTGCTCAAGCCCCAGGCGCTGTTCGGACTGGAAGGCATGGACCCGCTGGTTCACTCGGTATTCTGGAGCCTGGGCAGCAACGCCGCGCTGTTTGTCCTGGTGTCGGTGTGGACGACGCACCGGCCACTTGAGAAACTGCAAAGCGCATTATTCATTGATGTATTTCGCAATCTGGTGGGCAGCGAAGCCCAGGTGATACACCGCCACGCGGCAATCAAGGATCTATACAAACTCACCCAGCGCATTCTCGGCCCGGCGGAGACCCACAAGCTTTTCGAGGAACTCACCGGCGGCGAGTTGATCCTGCAACAACTCCCCCCCCTGGATGCCAAAGGCATCGCGACTATCGAGCGGCGTCTGGCCGGTAATATCGGCGCCTCAACAGCGCACGCACTGGTCTCCCAGATTGCCACCGGTGAAACTATCAGCATGGACGAGATCATCAAACTGGTGGATGAAACCCAGCAGGTCGTCGAGTACAGCCACCGCCTGGAACAACAATCAATACAACTGCAAGCCACCGCCGATGAGCTACGCAGCGCCAATCTGCGCCTGCATCAGCTCGACGCCCGGAAGGACGAATTTCTCAGCCAGGTCAGCCACGAAGTCCGCACCCCAATGACCTCCATTCGTTCTTTCGCCGAGTTGTTGTTGAACAACGACACGCTGTCCAACGAACAATCCCAACGGTTCATCCGCATCATTCATGAGGAAAGCCTGCGACTCACCCGACTTCTGGATGAAATCCTTGAAATGAGCCACCTGGAACAGGGCCATCTGCAGATCGAATCGACTCCCATCAACCCGGAAACCATCATCGATCGCGCACTGGAGACCTGCCACGGCCTGGCAGAACAACATCGGGTAACGCTCAATAGCGGTGAACGCGCCACGGTTGCACAGGTGCGCGGCGATGCCGAGCGACTCTATCAGGTACTCATCAATCTGTTAACCAACGCCGTTCTGTATAACACCACCCCCCGGCCCTGGGTCCTGGTGGAAAGCCGAAACACCGGCAGTCACTACGAACTGGATATCAGCGACAACGGCCCGGGCATTGCTGATACAGAACAGGTATTCGAAAAATTCAGCCGCGGAAGCGAAAATGCCGCCAATCAGAACGGCAGCGGACTCGGCCTTGCCATCAGCCGCCGCCTCGTCCAGAAAATGCACGGTGAGTTGGCTATCGTTAACAGCAGCAACCAGGGAACGCGTTTCAGATTGCGACTCCCCCTGGTCGACGAGAATACCAACGACCCCTGA
- a CDS encoding VIT family protein, with amino-acid sequence MSHAEIHRSHRVGWLRAAVLGANDGIVSTASLIIGVAAANTAHEGVLLAGVSGLVAGAMSMAAGEYVSVSSQSDTENADLELERESLEEDIEFEKDELAAIYEGRGVEPLLAQKVAEQLMAHDALGAHARDEIGISKSGNARPVQAAFSSAGTFSIGAALALVVAWVAPVNLLILLVAVFSLVFLALLGGIAARAGGASITAGAIRVTFWGALAMALTAGVGRIFGVVA; translated from the coding sequence ATGAGTCACGCAGAAATCCACAGATCACACCGAGTAGGATGGTTGCGTGCGGCCGTGCTCGGGGCAAATGACGGAATAGTTTCAACTGCAAGTCTTATTATTGGTGTTGCAGCTGCAAACACTGCACATGAAGGAGTTCTTTTAGCCGGTGTTTCCGGCCTGGTTGCAGGCGCTATGTCTATGGCTGCTGGTGAGTACGTATCCGTCAGTTCCCAGTCTGATACTGAAAATGCAGATCTTGAACTTGAGAGAGAATCATTAGAAGAAGATATCGAGTTTGAAAAAGATGAGCTTGCCGCAATATATGAAGGAAGAGGTGTTGAGCCATTGCTGGCACAAAAAGTGGCTGAGCAGCTTATGGCGCATGATGCTCTTGGGGCGCATGCTAGAGATGAAATAGGTATCTCAAAGAGTGGTAATGCGCGGCCAGTTCAAGCCGCGTTTTCTTCAGCAGGAACCTTTTCAATTGGTGCCGCGCTTGCGTTAGTTGTTGCATGGGTGGCGCCGGTTAACTTGCTGATCCTTCTTGTTGCTGTGTTTTCTCTGGTTTTTCTTGCTCTTCTTGGCGGTATTGCGGCGCGTGCAGGTGGCGCATCAATAACTGCCGGTGCTATCAGAGTTACATTCTGGGGTGCACTCGCAATGGCGCTGACGGCAGGAGTAGGCAGAATTTTTGGTGTTGTTGCATAA
- the zipA gene encoding cell division protein ZipA, whose product MDPLRLTLLAIGVAFIAIFYLVMRIRSGQGLHWPGFLRFSALRLPSLRRPAGEEENAFPEQNSRDTWYEDLDDEDLQALSQMSWHARRDEDVDMANLGGLSAVDADDEEAGESLVIVLNIMAKSGHYFPGNDVLAALRADELQHGEMQIFHRYPDGAANGRPVFSLANTVEPGTFDLNTLDQLQTPGLSLFMQLPGPMDSREAFELMLKTGRNLAEQLGGDLCDERRNVLTLQTIGHLKEQIESFLFRRKMASIQKQRSDKVRK is encoded by the coding sequence ATGGATCCGCTGCGGCTGACCCTGCTTGCAATCGGTGTCGCGTTTATCGCGATTTTCTATCTGGTGATGCGTATCCGCTCCGGTCAGGGGCTGCACTGGCCCGGTTTTCTGCGTTTTTCCGCCCTGCGTTTACCCTCACTGCGGCGTCCCGCCGGTGAGGAAGAAAACGCTTTTCCCGAACAAAACTCACGCGACACCTGGTACGAGGATCTGGATGACGAGGATCTGCAGGCCCTGTCGCAAATGTCGTGGCACGCCCGGCGTGATGAGGACGTCGACATGGCCAACCTGGGTGGCCTGAGCGCGGTCGACGCCGATGACGAAGAGGCGGGCGAGTCGCTGGTGATCGTGCTCAACATCATGGCCAAATCCGGCCACTACTTCCCCGGCAACGACGTACTCGCGGCCCTGCGCGCCGACGAGCTGCAGCACGGCGAGATGCAGATTTTCCACCGCTATCCCGATGGCGCCGCAAATGGGCGACCCGTTTTCAGCCTGGCCAACACCGTGGAGCCCGGAACCTTCGATCTGAACACCCTCGATCAGCTCCAGACGCCCGGTCTGTCGCTGTTCATGCAATTGCCCGGGCCAATGGATTCACGCGAAGCCTTCGAGCTGATGCTCAAAACCGGCCGCAACCTGGCCGAACAGCTCGGCGGCGATCTGTGCGACGAGCGGCGCAACGTCCTCACCCTGCAAACCATCGGCCACCTCAAGGAACAGATCGAGTCCTTTTTATTCCGTCGCAAAATGGCCAGCATCCAGAAACAGCGGTCTGATAAGGTCCGCAAATAA